In the genome of Pelagibacterium nitratireducens, one region contains:
- a CDS encoding DMT family transporter: MNQISSLPHAPVLGAAFMVGAGITFAITNILTPIITYQMGVPSTAVVFWQYIIATLFALPLILRIGVSKLRTKHPYWHEIRALLSALGVQFFAFGFALGVPVWQMVALSMTGPFFILLGATLFLGERLTVQRLGATITGFVGAVMVSQIGTEQFTLASLLPVLAALCWGSVSVITRYLSRDEEPESLTLYMLVLITPNHFLIGLLVGIAVAVLPVGALPAGLATGFDFQLPLGDPLMLIVLLGLVTAGAQYFLSFAYKVADATYLQPFDDLKLPLNTLLGWVALSQVPAIWFWPGALLILGASSFILWSERRATPSRLQMA; the protein is encoded by the coding sequence ATGAACCAGATTTCCTCCCTGCCCCACGCACCCGTTCTGGGCGCCGCATTCATGGTCGGGGCCGGCATTACTTTTGCCATTACCAACATTTTGACGCCGATCATCACCTATCAGATGGGTGTGCCCTCCACAGCCGTGGTGTTCTGGCAATACATCATTGCAACGCTTTTTGCCCTGCCGTTGATCCTGCGGATCGGGGTTTCGAAGTTGCGCACAAAACATCCCTATTGGCACGAGATCCGCGCGTTGCTTTCGGCGCTCGGCGTGCAGTTCTTCGCCTTCGGGTTCGCGCTGGGTGTGCCGGTCTGGCAGATGGTGGCGCTGTCGATGACGGGGCCGTTCTTCATTCTGCTCGGCGCAACGCTGTTTCTGGGCGAACGCCTGACCGTGCAGCGGCTTGGCGCGACGATTACCGGTTTTGTCGGTGCCGTCATGGTGTCCCAGATCGGCACCGAGCAGTTCACTCTCGCCTCGCTTTTGCCCGTATTGGCGGCGCTGTGCTGGGGTTCGGTTTCGGTCATCACGCGTTATCTGAGCCGCGACGAAGAGCCTGAATCGCTCACGCTTTACATGCTGGTGCTGATTACGCCCAACCACTTTCTGATCGGGTTGCTGGTTGGCATAGCCGTCGCGGTGCTGCCGGTGGGCGCGTTGCCGGCAGGACTGGCGACAGGGTTCGATTTTCAACTTCCGTTGGGCGATCCGTTGATGCTGATCGTGCTCTTGGGGCTGGTGACGGCCGGGGCGCAGTATTTCCTGAGCTTTGCCTACAAGGTGGCCGACGCCACCTATCTGCAGCCTTTCGATGATCTCAAACTGCCGCTCAATACGCTTTTGGGCTGGGTCGCTCTTTCGCAGGTACCGGCCATCTGGTTCTGGCCGGGTGCGCTTTTGATCCTCGGCGCGTCGAGCTTCATCCTGTGGAGCGAGCGCCGGGCAACGCCGAGCCGGCTGCAGATGGCATAG